The proteins below come from a single Prolixibacter sp. NT017 genomic window:
- the buk gene encoding butyrate kinase: MRDINILVINPGSTSTKIAVYEDVRCIFLKTLRHSKEELDQYKTVTEQYEFRKNAILEELKADRIDLNNMAAIIGRGGLTYPLESGVYEINERMVEHCKVGISGMHASNLGSMIAYELAQEIPNAMALTADPVVTDEMNDIARVSGHPNFERRSIFHALNQKAVARQHAAKLGRLYSDMNLIVVHLGGGVSIGAHNNGRVIDANNALDGEGPFSPERSGTLPAGQLVDMCFSNKYSKDEIKKMITGEAGFVAYLGTNDARDVEMAVNEGDERAIFYHNAMAYQVSKAIGEMATVLKGRVDGILITGGMAYDKTLMSLIRERVDFITQVYIYPGQDEMKALAMNALNVVRGEAKVRVYAR, from the coding sequence ATGAGAGATATAAATATTTTGGTCATTAATCCCGGTTCAACCTCTACTAAAATTGCGGTGTACGAGGACGTCCGGTGTATTTTCCTGAAAACACTTCGTCATTCAAAAGAAGAGCTCGACCAGTATAAAACGGTAACCGAACAGTACGAATTCCGGAAAAACGCTATTCTGGAAGAACTGAAAGCTGACCGCATTGACTTGAACAATATGGCAGCGATTATTGGTCGGGGAGGACTGACCTATCCGCTGGAGTCCGGCGTATACGAAATTAACGAACGGATGGTGGAGCATTGCAAAGTCGGCATTAGCGGAATGCACGCTTCGAACCTGGGTTCGATGATTGCCTACGAGTTGGCGCAGGAAATTCCGAATGCCATGGCACTGACTGCTGATCCGGTAGTGACTGACGAGATGAATGACATTGCGCGGGTAAGTGGACATCCCAACTTCGAGCGTCGGTCCATATTTCATGCCTTGAACCAGAAAGCGGTTGCTCGTCAGCATGCGGCCAAGCTGGGCAGACTTTACAGCGACATGAATCTTATTGTAGTTCATTTGGGCGGAGGCGTTTCTATCGGTGCGCACAACAACGGTCGCGTCATTGATGCCAACAACGCGCTCGACGGTGAAGGACCGTTTTCTCCGGAAAGAAGTGGCACGTTGCCGGCCGGTCAGTTGGTCGATATGTGTTTCAGTAATAAGTACTCGAAAGACGAGATCAAGAAAATGATTACCGGTGAAGCTGGTTTTGTCGCTTACCTTGGAACTAACGATGCACGCGATGTGGAGATGGCCGTGAACGAAGGCGATGAGCGTGCTATTTTCTACCACAATGCAATGGCTTACCAGGTTTCAAAAGCGATTGGAGAAATGGCTACGGTACTGAAAGGTCGTGTGGATGGTATCCTGATCACCGGTGGAATGGCTTACGATAAAACTCTGATGTCGCTGATTCGCGAACGCGTCGACTTCATTACTCAGGTTTACATTTACCCGGGACAGGATGAAATGAAGGCATTAGCCATGAATGCGCTGAACGTGGTACGGGGTGAAGCAAAAGTAAGGGTTTACGCCCGCTAG
- a CDS encoding ABC transporter ATP-binding protein codes for MSDSKTIKLNRVSVGYRDSRGKERVVKSHISLGAERGELVALIGGNGIGKSTLLRTLAGFQPPISGDISVSGKSIASYREKELATMLSFVSTEIIRVANLSVFEMVALGRFPHTNWFGKLTEEDRQIVNESIRMVGLNGYQSRPINQISDGERQRAMIARTLAQDTDIIVLDEPTAFLDVPNKYEVVSILHHLAREKNTTIIFSTHDLNIAVSEVDMIWLMLQDDVVQGAPEDLILNGQFPLLFQKSDLVFDMEKGDFRIKRHPKLTARLRGTGTELLWTQKALERNGLEVNNDADTEIEITVRSEPPCWQVRTTDGEKTFYSVYHLCRYLREL; via the coding sequence ATGAGTGACAGCAAGACCATAAAACTGAACCGGGTATCGGTTGGTTACCGCGATTCGCGTGGCAAAGAGCGTGTTGTCAAGAGCCACATCTCGCTTGGCGCTGAAAGGGGAGAGCTGGTGGCACTCATTGGAGGTAACGGCATTGGCAAGAGTACGTTACTTAGAACATTAGCCGGTTTCCAGCCGCCTATATCCGGCGATATTTCCGTTTCCGGAAAATCCATCGCTTCCTACCGGGAAAAAGAACTGGCTACGATGCTGAGTTTTGTTTCCACCGAAATCATTCGGGTTGCCAATCTTTCCGTGTTTGAAATGGTAGCTTTAGGACGGTTTCCTCATACGAACTGGTTTGGAAAGCTAACCGAAGAGGATCGTCAAATAGTTAACGAGTCCATTCGAATGGTTGGACTGAATGGATATCAGTCTCGGCCCATCAATCAAATTTCCGACGGCGAAAGGCAACGGGCCATGATTGCCCGTACCCTGGCTCAGGATACCGATATCATCGTGCTCGACGAGCCAACCGCATTCCTGGATGTACCAAACAAATATGAAGTTGTCAGCATCCTTCACCACCTGGCACGGGAGAAAAATACGACCATTATTTTCTCAACCCACGATTTGAACATCGCTGTCAGTGAGGTTGATATGATTTGGCTGATGCTGCAGGATGATGTGGTTCAAGGAGCACCGGAAGACTTGATTTTAAACGGACAATTTCCATTGCTGTTCCAAAAATCGGATCTGGTTTTCGACATGGAAAAAGGCGATTTTCGTATCAAACGGCATCCAAAACTGACAGCCCGATTGAGAGGAACGGGGACCGAGTTGTTGTGGACACAGAAGGCGCTGGAAAGAAACGGGCTGGAAGTGAACAATGATGCGGATACCGAAATAGAAATCACCGTCCGGTCAGAACCGCCTTGCTGGCAGGTTCGAACAACAGACGGTGAAAAAACATTCTACTCGGTTTATCATCTATGCCGGTATTTACGTGAACTGTAA
- a CDS encoding DUF5060 domain-containing protein, with protein sequence MRRIFLLYLAIAVFSLTSCHHHREPAVKVTGQLKQWHTVTLMVTGPLVAEFSADNPFLDYCLEATFTNGNKTYVVPGFFAADGNAAESGAVYGNKWEVRFCPDKTGTWNYKISFVKGRNVAIADKADVKGEMVNPNGFEGSFEVAPTDKTGRDFRAQGRLEYTGGHYLRFAGSGKYFLKAGADSPENFLAYAGFDDTYKPGQKETKTGEADSGSALHEYEPHVKDWHAGDPVWHGDKGKGIIGALNYLASQGMNSVYFLTMNVQGDGDDVWPWSRRNERYRFDCSKLDQWEIVFNHMDSLGISQHLVTQETENETLLDNGNTDAQRKLYYRELVARFGHHPALIWNLGEENGPADWTPNGQNDAQRKAMASYLAQIDPYHHPIVIHTHSDNTNRDKVLIPMLGFKSLDGVSLQVGNPYDVHQVTKKWWQNSDTTQHKWVLTMDEVGPAWKGALPDRNDAQHDTLRHQCLWGSLMAGGAGVEWYFGYKFPNNDLNCENWRSRENLWKQTKIAMDFFQQYVPFQNMQPADNLIITNDREQSYCLADAGKTYVIYLGEGTTWSRFKVSHPGEIYNVSWFNPRTGGALQKGTMETTTGDGWIDFGRAPSDGDKDWVVLLRRKS encoded by the coding sequence ATGAGGAGAATATTCTTGCTTTACCTGGCAATTGCTGTGTTTTCGCTGACAAGCTGCCACCACCATCGCGAACCTGCTGTGAAAGTTACCGGGCAGTTAAAACAATGGCATACTGTTACTTTAATGGTCACAGGACCGTTAGTTGCTGAGTTTTCAGCCGACAATCCATTTCTTGACTACTGTCTGGAAGCCACTTTTACCAATGGAAACAAAACGTATGTAGTACCGGGCTTTTTTGCAGCCGATGGGAATGCTGCCGAATCAGGAGCGGTGTATGGGAACAAATGGGAAGTTCGGTTTTGCCCCGATAAAACCGGCACGTGGAATTACAAAATTTCGTTTGTAAAAGGCCGAAACGTCGCCATTGCCGATAAAGCGGATGTGAAAGGGGAAATGGTCAATCCCAACGGGTTTGAGGGTAGTTTTGAAGTTGCCCCGACAGATAAAACCGGACGCGACTTCCGGGCACAGGGACGTCTTGAATACACCGGCGGACATTACCTTCGTTTTGCGGGTTCAGGAAAATACTTTCTGAAGGCAGGTGCGGATAGTCCTGAAAATTTTCTGGCATACGCAGGATTTGACGATACCTACAAGCCGGGACAGAAAGAGACCAAGACGGGAGAAGCGGACTCCGGTTCTGCGTTGCATGAATATGAACCGCATGTGAAAGATTGGCATGCCGGCGATCCCGTTTGGCACGGCGACAAAGGAAAAGGAATTATCGGTGCATTGAACTATCTCGCTTCGCAGGGAATGAATTCTGTCTATTTCCTGACCATGAATGTGCAGGGTGACGGTGATGACGTGTGGCCCTGGTCGCGCAGAAACGAGCGTTACCGCTTCGACTGCTCCAAACTCGACCAATGGGAAATCGTTTTCAATCATATGGATTCGCTGGGGATTTCGCAACATCTGGTGACGCAGGAAACAGAGAATGAGACCTTGCTCGATAACGGAAATACCGATGCGCAACGAAAGTTATACTACCGTGAACTGGTTGCCCGCTTCGGTCATCATCCGGCTTTGATTTGGAATTTAGGCGAGGAAAACGGCCCGGCAGACTGGACGCCGAATGGGCAAAATGATGCTCAGCGCAAGGCGATGGCGTCTTACCTGGCTCAAATTGATCCTTATCATCATCCGATTGTGATTCATACTCATTCCGATAATACCAACCGGGACAAAGTATTGATTCCCATGCTCGGATTTAAATCTTTGGACGGCGTTTCGTTGCAGGTAGGTAACCCGTATGACGTTCACCAGGTGACAAAGAAATGGTGGCAGAATTCCGATACAACCCAACACAAATGGGTGCTTACCATGGATGAAGTTGGTCCTGCGTGGAAAGGCGCTTTACCTGACCGCAACGACGCACAGCATGATACGTTACGTCACCAATGTTTGTGGGGGAGCCTGATGGCTGGCGGAGCAGGAGTGGAGTGGTACTTCGGATACAAGTTCCCGAATAACGACCTGAACTGCGAAAACTGGCGCTCGCGTGAGAACCTGTGGAAGCAGACGAAAATCGCTATGGACTTTTTCCAGCAATATGTTCCGTTCCAGAACATGCAGCCAGCCGATAACCTGATTATTACCAACGACCGGGAGCAATCCTATTGTCTGGCTGATGCCGGAAAAACATACGTGATTTACCTTGGTGAAGGAACAACCTGGTCACGCTTTAAGGTGAGCCATCCGGGAGAAATCTATAATGTCTCATGGTTCAATCCGCGTACCGGCGGTGCCTTGCAAAAGGGAACAATGGAAACGACCACCGGAGACGGTTGGATTGATTTCGGACGTGCTCCTTCCGACGGCGATAAGGATTGGGTAGTGTTGCTCCGAAGAAAAAGTTAA
- a CDS encoding T9SS type A sorting domain-containing protein codes for MNRHVILILLAFGLALSPEVMTAQISYGGQPASFSLKEKAAAMVPVVQMEHVSNQQLMRAEPKSGLRLKPYKFAHTFNVDITPKNSGNWTVASDGTKIWRVKILSQGAYSLNLIFDRFKLPDHAKLFIYSPNHQKVLGAFTANNESGYGTFAVRPLAGDEMVVEYDEPADAEFSGELRITKVNHDYKNAFGDRPLGQAGLCNVDVYCTEADADYIATQKQSEVRLIIAGSELCSGTMVNNTSGDGTPYLITAGHCIGSKSDAEQTVFYFNYESPDCGLSRGSIDGYVDQTVSGSILRARSDSLDFALVEMQTMPPANYRPYFSGWNNSALPPSRTFVIHHPNGDVKKISRDYNAPGVGSFSTKYISNAFWLIHRWDVGTTEAGSSGSGLIIDNTDHQLIGTLTGGAATCADPVNDYFAMLNKQWSYYSADTMRLATWLDPNNTGKTFVDGLDPYATNPNPCGLFSNVQYGEKYVKQKLSDNSGYITGKNSLGITAYAEKFDQSTQAELQAVAIAFSQAATSPISSGRYFNLNMYDADPATGLPNHVIATQVVSINTLQDSSMNYIPLTNPVTTTGTFYVGYDLDYNNIQDSIAVFNAPARDAVTNGVNTAYAFYNGAWVPFNQISSIGINTSLLIKAHACSVLGLDVVDTNLHDKQFEVYYPTGGLNNYVYLQNNGPEGNAVVSIMDMMGRTLHQEVRYLTNEPVRVSIGDHNSGIYFIAVKTDKVREVMKVRLRTGR; via the coding sequence ATGAACAGGCATGTGATTCTCATTTTACTGGCTTTTGGATTGGCTCTTTCCCCGGAGGTCATGACGGCACAGATTTCCTATGGAGGTCAGCCCGCTTCCTTTTCTTTAAAAGAAAAAGCGGCTGCCATGGTTCCGGTGGTTCAGATGGAGCATGTTTCCAACCAGCAATTGATGAGAGCTGAGCCCAAAAGTGGATTACGGCTGAAGCCCTACAAGTTTGCTCATACTTTCAACGTCGATATCACTCCTAAAAATTCTGGAAACTGGACGGTTGCCAGTGACGGCACAAAAATCTGGAGGGTAAAGATTTTATCGCAGGGAGCTTATTCACTGAATCTCATTTTCGATCGGTTTAAGTTGCCCGATCACGCTAAACTCTTTATTTATAGTCCCAATCATCAAAAAGTGTTGGGGGCCTTTACGGCGAACAATGAGTCGGGATACGGAACATTCGCTGTTCGTCCGTTGGCCGGCGATGAAATGGTGGTAGAGTACGATGAACCGGCAGACGCCGAGTTTTCGGGTGAACTGCGTATTACCAAGGTTAATCACGATTACAAGAATGCATTTGGCGACCGGCCGCTGGGACAAGCAGGTTTGTGTAACGTCGATGTTTATTGTACCGAAGCCGATGCGGATTATATCGCAACGCAAAAGCAATCCGAGGTTCGTTTAATTATTGCCGGAAGTGAACTCTGTTCCGGAACCATGGTGAACAATACGTCCGGGGATGGAACCCCTTACTTGATAACGGCGGGCCATTGCATTGGCTCAAAATCCGATGCTGAGCAAACCGTATTCTATTTTAATTATGAAAGTCCCGATTGTGGTCTGAGTCGGGGAAGCATTGACGGGTATGTCGATCAAACCGTTTCTGGTTCTATACTAAGAGCGCGCTCTGATTCGCTGGACTTTGCTTTGGTTGAAATGCAAACCATGCCTCCGGCTAATTACCGGCCCTATTTTTCGGGTTGGAATAACAGCGCTTTACCTCCTTCACGGACTTTTGTCATTCATCATCCCAATGGAGATGTGAAGAAGATATCGCGTGACTATAATGCTCCGGGCGTCGGCTCCTTTTCGACTAAATACATTTCCAATGCTTTTTGGCTCATTCATCGCTGGGATGTAGGAACGACCGAGGCCGGTTCTTCCGGAAGTGGATTAATAATTGATAATACCGATCATCAGTTGATAGGAACATTGACAGGAGGTGCAGCTACCTGTGCTGATCCGGTAAATGACTATTTTGCCATGCTGAATAAGCAATGGAGTTATTATAGTGCCGACACCATGCGACTGGCTACCTGGCTGGACCCGAACAATACCGGTAAAACGTTTGTCGATGGTTTGGACCCTTATGCAACAAATCCCAATCCGTGCGGGCTGTTTTCCAATGTTCAGTACGGCGAAAAGTATGTAAAGCAAAAGTTGTCAGACAATTCAGGGTATATAACCGGGAAAAATTCATTGGGGATTACCGCTTACGCTGAAAAGTTTGATCAATCGACCCAGGCTGAATTGCAGGCGGTGGCTATCGCTTTCAGTCAGGCAGCTACCAGTCCGATATCCTCGGGACGATATTTCAATCTGAATATGTATGATGCCGATCCGGCAACAGGTTTGCCCAATCATGTCATTGCAACACAGGTGGTTTCGATAAATACTTTGCAGGATTCATCGATGAATTACATTCCGTTGACAAATCCAGTAACAACCACCGGTACGTTTTACGTAGGTTACGATCTCGATTACAATAATATTCAAGACAGTATTGCTGTTTTCAATGCACCAGCCCGTGATGCTGTGACGAATGGGGTAAACACGGCTTATGCTTTCTATAACGGGGCGTGGGTTCCCTTCAATCAGATTTCGTCCATTGGCATTAACACTTCTCTTCTAATTAAAGCACACGCTTGTTCAGTGCTTGGGCTGGATGTCGTAGATACGAATCTTCATGATAAACAGTTCGAGGTTTATTACCCGACCGGTGGATTGAATAATTATGTGTATTTGCAGAACAACGGACCGGAAGGAAATGCTGTGGTATCGATTATGGACATGATGGGAAGAACGTTACATCAGGAGGTTCGCTACCTGACGAACGAACCGGTCAGGGTTTCCATTGGTGATCACAATTCAGGAATTTACTTTATCGCTGTAAAAACCGACAAAGTCAGAGAAGTGATGAAAGTCCGGTTAAGAACCGGACGATGA
- a CDS encoding cation:proton antiporter produces MDTYHLIIVICLIVITSFIFNVLSNKTNIPSVLMLIGLGMVMKYFFDLSDFQESFMPTLELLGVVGLIMIVLEAALDLKLSPERWPVIWKSTLVAFLTLNITTFGFAGMMMFVIQGLELTVALLYSLPLAIISSAIVIPSVHKMTRTRREFMIYESTLSDIFGIMAFYILLENANANGFWEIVGNVTANLSLTVLIAFIGSFILLYIFQKLVVIKTKFFLFLSLLILLYAEGKIFHLSSLLIILVFGLVLRNQFLFIRGKLSKYFDHQAIGVLFDSFKMITEETSFLVRSFFFVVFGMAISIGDVLSWQVLLLSFAFLFILYMIRFVIFRTVVGKNILPEVFIAPRGLISILLFFDIPEAFKVHEIESGILGIAILVTSLVMGWALAQWRTRMSTSTED; encoded by the coding sequence ATGGATACCTATCATCTTATCATAGTCATTTGTCTGATTGTCATTACCTCATTCATTTTTAATGTATTGAGTAATAAAACCAATATTCCCAGTGTTTTGATGCTGATTGGACTGGGAATGGTGATGAAATATTTCTTCGACTTGTCTGATTTTCAGGAATCATTCATGCCAACGTTGGAACTATTGGGTGTCGTCGGTTTGATTATGATTGTGTTGGAAGCGGCATTGGATTTAAAGCTTTCGCCCGAACGGTGGCCGGTTATCTGGAAATCGACCTTAGTGGCCTTCCTCACATTGAATATAACTACTTTCGGTTTTGCCGGAATGATGATGTTTGTTATTCAGGGACTTGAACTCACCGTAGCCCTTTTGTATTCACTCCCGTTGGCTATCATTAGCTCAGCCATTGTTATTCCCAGTGTACACAAAATGACGCGTACGCGTAGGGAATTCATGATATATGAAAGTACGCTTTCCGATATTTTCGGTATTATGGCTTTCTATATTTTACTGGAGAATGCCAATGCGAACGGTTTCTGGGAAATAGTCGGAAATGTGACGGCTAACCTGAGTCTTACCGTGTTGATTGCTTTCATCGGTAGTTTTATCCTGCTTTATATTTTTCAGAAGTTGGTGGTCATCAAAACGAAATTCTTTTTGTTTTTATCGCTGCTGATCCTGCTGTATGCCGAAGGAAAAATTTTTCACCTTTCTTCGTTGCTCATCATTCTGGTATTCGGGCTGGTATTGCGCAACCAGTTTCTGTTTATCCGCGGAAAATTGTCGAAGTACTTCGATCACCAGGCCATTGGTGTCCTGTTCGACAGTTTTAAGATGATCACGGAAGAAACCTCCTTCTTGGTCCGGTCATTCTTCTTTGTGGTGTTCGGTATGGCTATTTCCATTGGCGATGTGCTGAGCTGGCAAGTGCTGTTGCTTAGTTTCGCCTTCCTGTTCATCCTCTACATGATCCGTTTTGTCATATTCCGGACCGTTGTCGGCAAAAATATTCTTCCCGAAGTTTTTATCGCTCCTCGTGGATTGATTTCCATCCTTCTTTTCTTCGATATCCCGGAAGCATTCAAAGTACATGAGATAGAAAGCGGAATCCTGGGAATCGCCATTCTGGTTACCAGCCTGGTGATGGGGTGGGCGCTGGCACAATGGCGCACCCGGATGAGCACAAGCACTGAAGATTAA
- a CDS encoding ABC transporter substrate-binding protein, which translates to MLRKLLFLALSISFLFYGCKSKKHPSPEGKSTFVSTSAKYARGFTIEDFNTYEKLTVLNPWQKSSGVSYSYYLVPRNRKIPASLQGKNVVRTPVRRVVCLSTTQLGFLEALNETSSLVGIPDINLVSDSSIIQRYHNKQLSEVGYAQGLNYELLLSLKPDLVLTYGVDGEVSAQLNKLKDLGVPVMLVGEYLESTPLAKCEWIKFIGAIYGKEAKANKWFNRIDKNYQQIKKKMADVDYRPKVLTGLPWKDNWWMAGGKSNLANLIHDAGGEYLWHENTSRNAFVVSIEDVFMKAKSADFWINSGTANSMKDLLSVDSRFSSLPPVKKHNVYNNNARVSAGGGNDYWEKGVVRPDLILRDLVRIFHPDKENDGKLYFYRQLN; encoded by the coding sequence ATGCTTCGTAAACTCTTATTTCTGGCCTTATCCATTTCATTTTTATTTTATGGATGTAAATCGAAAAAACACCCTTCACCGGAAGGGAAAAGTACATTTGTTTCTACGTCAGCGAAATATGCCCGGGGATTTACGATTGAAGATTTTAATACCTACGAAAAGCTGACGGTTCTGAATCCCTGGCAGAAGTCGTCCGGTGTTTCCTACAGTTATTATCTGGTACCCCGAAATCGAAAAATACCGGCTTCATTGCAAGGCAAGAATGTTGTTCGCACGCCCGTTCGGCGGGTTGTGTGTCTTTCTACTACGCAGCTGGGCTTTCTCGAAGCGCTGAACGAAACTTCCTCGCTGGTCGGAATTCCCGATATTAACCTGGTTTCCGATTCGTCTATCATTCAACGATATCACAATAAGCAGTTATCGGAAGTTGGCTATGCGCAGGGACTGAACTACGAACTGTTACTAAGCCTGAAGCCTGATTTGGTGTTAACTTACGGAGTAGACGGCGAAGTAAGTGCCCAACTGAATAAATTGAAAGATTTGGGCGTTCCGGTGATGTTGGTGGGAGAGTACCTGGAAAGTACTCCGCTGGCCAAATGCGAATGGATAAAGTTCATTGGAGCGATATACGGAAAAGAGGCAAAGGCAAATAAATGGTTTAACCGGATTGACAAGAATTATCAGCAGATTAAGAAGAAAATGGCTGATGTAGATTATCGTCCGAAGGTGTTGACGGGTTTGCCCTGGAAAGATAACTGGTGGATGGCCGGAGGAAAATCCAATTTGGCCAATCTGATTCACGATGCCGGCGGCGAATATCTTTGGCATGAAAACACCTCGCGAAATGCTTTTGTGGTGTCTATCGAAGATGTGTTCATGAAAGCCAAATCGGCTGACTTCTGGATTAACAGCGGAACAGCCAACTCGATGAAGGACTTGCTATCTGTCGATAGTCGTTTTTCGTCGTTACCACCGGTAAAAAAGCACAATGTTTATAACAACAATGCCCGGGTGAGTGCCGGAGGCGGAAACGATTATTGGGAAAAAGGCGTTGTCAGGCCCGACTTGATTCTTAGGGATTTGGTCCGCATTTTCCATCCCGATAAAGAGAACGACGGAAAATTGTATTTTTACCGGCAATTAAACTAA
- a CDS encoding threonyl-tRNA synthetase editing domain-containing protein has product MKVLVIYADRFAYEPAIKNLEEVETIEKGAAHENCIVAFIQMEESDEEKTVASREKKLVNHLKWTARKNDTQYIVLHSFAHLSESKASPEFTKAIFDAAEKRLQNAEYQTAQTPFGYFLDLDIKAPGHSLARIWATL; this is encoded by the coding sequence ATGAAAGTCTTGGTTATTTATGCCGACCGGTTCGCTTACGAGCCTGCCATTAAGAATCTGGAAGAAGTGGAAACCATTGAAAAAGGTGCAGCCCACGAAAATTGTATTGTTGCTTTCATCCAGATGGAAGAAAGCGACGAAGAGAAAACCGTGGCCAGCCGTGAGAAAAAACTGGTGAACCATTTGAAATGGACCGCCCGCAAAAATGACACGCAGTATATTGTTCTGCACTCATTTGCTCACTTGTCGGAATCCAAAGCTTCGCCCGAATTTACCAAGGCCATTTTCGACGCAGCCGAAAAACGTCTGCAGAATGCTGAATACCAAACAGCGCAAACGCCTTTCGGCTACTTCCTCGATTTGGATATCAAAGCCCCGGGCCACTCACTGGCACGCATCTGGGCTACGTTGTAA
- a CDS encoding iron ABC transporter permease: MKRSFRPDGGLFLLAVLVIVFFVLDLFIGSYHISLSNIIKALFAPGQVDSQLVTIVRQFRLPKALTALLAGAALSVAGLQMQTVFRNPLAGPYVLGISSGASLGVALLVLGAGSLFATGAFSVMGAWSVAGAAWIGAAVILMLILAVSARVKDIMTILILGILFSAATSAIVNIMQYFSSESMLKSFVVWTMGSLGSVTNAQLQVLLPGVLLGLFLAIISAKLLDAFLLGEDYARSMGMNVQLARVLIFISTCILAGSITAFCGPIGFIGIAVPHIVRMALKTARHQRLIPGTILLGSATMLFSDIVSQLPGSESTLPINSVTALLGIPVVIWIILRNKTVGALS, encoded by the coding sequence ATGAAACGGAGTTTTCGTCCGGACGGGGGCCTTTTTCTTCTGGCTGTTCTGGTGATTGTATTCTTTGTGCTCGATCTCTTCATCGGTTCGTATCATATTTCCCTAAGTAATATAATAAAGGCGCTTTTTGCTCCCGGTCAGGTTGATTCGCAACTTGTGACCATCGTTCGTCAATTTCGTCTTCCCAAAGCATTGACCGCTTTACTGGCGGGAGCAGCACTGTCCGTTGCCGGTCTGCAAATGCAGACGGTCTTCCGGAATCCATTGGCCGGACCGTATGTGTTGGGCATCAGCTCCGGAGCGAGTTTAGGTGTCGCTTTACTGGTGTTGGGCGCCGGAAGCTTGTTTGCAACCGGAGCTTTTAGTGTCATGGGAGCGTGGTCGGTTGCCGGAGCAGCCTGGATTGGTGCAGCGGTGATACTCATGCTGATTCTGGCCGTTTCAGCCCGGGTAAAAGACATTATGACCATTCTGATATTGGGTATTCTTTTCTCCGCTGCGACTTCGGCGATCGTGAACATCATGCAGTATTTCAGTAGCGAATCGATGTTGAAATCGTTCGTGGTTTGGACCATGGGAAGTTTGGGTAGCGTAACCAATGCACAGCTTCAGGTATTGTTACCCGGAGTTTTGTTGGGACTGTTTCTGGCCATTATTTCTGCCAAGCTACTCGATGCTTTTTTGCTGGGTGAAGATTATGCCCGCAGCATGGGCATGAATGTGCAACTGGCCCGCGTATTGATTTTTATTTCGACTTGTATTTTGGCCGGAAGTATCACAGCATTCTGTGGCCCCATTGGCTTCATCGGTATCGCCGTGCCGCATATCGTGCGGATGGCTTTAAAAACGGCTCGCCACCAACGCTTGATTCCAGGTACGATTTTGCTCGGTTCAGCAACCATGCTTTTCAGCGATATCGTCTCACAGCTTCCCGGTTCGGAATCGACATTGCCTATCAACTCGGTGACGGCACTACTTGGAATTCCGGTGGTCATCTGGATTATCTTAAGAAATAAAACAGTAGGAGCCCTGAGTTAA